A stretch of Acidimicrobiales bacterium DNA encodes these proteins:
- the leuA gene encoding 2-isopropylmalate synthase has translation MTSPAISSGMPFEKYRPYPAVELPDRTWPNRRIETAPVWCSVDLRDGNQALVDPMDATRKRRMWDLLVSMGFTEIEVGFPAASQTDFDFVRELIEGGLIPNDVTIQVLTQARKDLIDRTFEAIEGAPSAIVHLYNSTSTTQRRVVFGTDRQGIIDIAVNGARICLEGLERSSDPDSIRWEYSPESYTGTEPDFAIEVCEAVMDVFQPTPDKPLILNLPATVEMSTPNIYADMIERFDRDIRDRDTVLLSLHPHNDRGTAVAAAEMGLMAGADRVEGTLFGNGERTGNVDVVTIALNLFTQGVDPVLDMSDIDEMRRVYEFSNRMSIDPRHPYVGDLVYTAFSGSHQDAIKKGMADIYDVQPGEQLVGNYDAWDVPYLPIDPRHLGRSYEAVIRVNSQSGKGGVSYVLLHEYGLDLPRGLQVDFSKKIQKVTEDSGTEITSYEIHRHFMAEYVERERPRVEIVGHRATSDTIDSGLTTLEAKLIVDGEEQMITGEGNGPIDAFVHGLTEAGLFDGKIADYTEHTMGAGSDATAAAYVAVDTGARDVVWGVGLHESIVSASLRAIVSAVNSRLA, from the coding sequence ATGACCAGCCCCGCAATCTCCTCGGGAATGCCGTTCGAGAAGTACCGCCCGTATCCGGCGGTCGAGCTTCCCGACCGCACCTGGCCGAATCGACGTATCGAGACGGCTCCGGTGTGGTGCTCCGTCGACCTCCGTGACGGCAACCAGGCGCTCGTCGACCCGATGGACGCCACGCGCAAGCGGCGCATGTGGGACCTCCTGGTGAGCATGGGGTTCACGGAGATCGAAGTCGGCTTCCCGGCTGCCTCCCAGACGGACTTCGACTTCGTGCGGGAGCTGATCGAGGGCGGGTTGATCCCGAACGACGTCACGATCCAGGTACTCACGCAGGCCCGCAAGGATCTGATCGACCGCACCTTCGAGGCGATCGAGGGCGCACCGAGCGCGATCGTCCACCTCTACAACTCCACGTCGACCACCCAGCGCCGCGTCGTGTTCGGCACGGACCGCCAGGGCATCATCGACATCGCGGTCAACGGCGCCCGGATCTGCCTGGAAGGGCTCGAGCGGTCGAGCGACCCCGACTCCATCCGGTGGGAGTACTCACCGGAGAGCTACACGGGCACCGAGCCGGACTTCGCGATCGAGGTGTGCGAAGCGGTCATGGACGTGTTCCAGCCGACCCCCGACAAGCCGCTGATCCTGAACCTGCCGGCGACCGTGGAGATGTCCACGCCCAACATCTACGCCGACATGATCGAGCGGTTCGATCGCGACATCAGGGATCGCGACACCGTGCTGCTCTCGCTGCACCCCCACAACGACCGCGGCACCGCGGTCGCCGCGGCCGAGATGGGGCTGATGGCCGGCGCGGACCGCGTCGAGGGCACGCTCTTCGGCAACGGCGAGCGCACCGGCAACGTCGACGTCGTCACCATCGCGCTGAACCTCTTCACCCAGGGCGTGGACCCGGTCCTGGACATGAGCGACATCGACGAGATGCGGCGCGTGTACGAGTTCTCCAACCGCATGTCGATCGACCCCCGGCATCCCTACGTGGGTGACCTCGTCTACACCGCCTTCTCGGGCAGTCACCAGGACGCCATCAAGAAGGGCATGGCCGACATCTACGACGTGCAGCCCGGTGAGCAGTTGGTCGGCAACTATGACGCGTGGGACGTGCCGTACCTGCCGATCGACCCCCGCCACCTGGGGCGGTCCTACGAGGCCGTCATCCGTGTCAACAGCCAGTCCGGCAAGGGCGGCGTCTCCTACGTTCTCCTCCACGAGTACGGGCTCGACCTCCCGCGCGGACTCCAGGTCGACTTCTCGAAGAAGATCCAGAAGGTGACCGAGGACTCCGGCACGGAGATCACGTCCTACGAGATCCATCGCCACTTCATGGCCGAGTACGTCGAGCGGGAGCGCCCGCGGGTCGAGATCGTCGGTCATCGGGCGACGAGTGACACCATCGACTCCGGCCTCACCACCCTCGAGGCGAAGCTCATCGTCGACGGTGAGGAGCAGATGATCACCGGTGAGGGCAACGGCCCGATCGACGCGTTCGTCCACGGTCTGACCGAGGCGGGGCTCTTCGACGGCAAGATCGCCGACTACACCGAGCACACGATGGGTGCCGGCTCCGATGCCACCGCGGCCGCCTATGTCGCGGTCGACACCGGCGCTCGCGATGTCGTGTGGGGCGTCGGCCTCCACGAATCGATCGTCTCGGCCTCGCTGCGGGCCATCGTGTCCGCCGTCAACAGCCGTCTCGCCTAG
- a CDS encoding alkaline phosphatase family protein, whose protein sequence is MSLDRAEAVLTDPTLTNEVDTVLRRTDHGYRAASARGSLDFTRRADDSMEVLATSGINPLGNERADQRLRVADETDDAWALLGDHATPMAMASTAQYFDSPHAPDLVVLHAPTHRFHGNVGEHGSLATTQARAPFIAAGPGVVARGIVDEHLRTVDVAPTVAALLGCAPVDGHDGLGRPRSGVRLRVQDGDERTELLDPDARPDHVVLFNWDGCNPQALHHAAATGGAPNIAALIERGTSYRHGAIAALPTATLANHTTETTGVLPGRSGILHNTWYDRDRDQLVDLLDFAQMITARDHIRPDIETIHEALHRNDPDAVSVATYEYGDRGADWSTYIQMATGGRQGPLTDEERRRHRTTDFMGVPDYRNYSVYDAHSLGDAKHCWSGDLGTLPRFSWFTLNLTDSAGHYGGPHSEMGRAAIRDSDARMGEIIAEIEARGALDRTAIVMCADHGMQATADGEPADLSAPLREAGVDHRMVDAQYVYLR, encoded by the coding sequence ATGAGCCTCGATCGGGCCGAAGCGGTCCTCACCGACCCCACCCTCACCAACGAGGTCGACACCGTGCTGCGGCGTACCGACCACGGCTATCGGGCCGCGTCGGCGCGCGGTTCGCTCGACTTCACCCGCCGGGCCGACGACTCGATGGAGGTGCTCGCGACGTCGGGGATCAATCCGCTCGGCAACGAACGCGCCGACCAGCGGTTGCGCGTCGCCGACGAGACCGACGACGCCTGGGCCCTGCTGGGTGACCACGCGACGCCGATGGCGATGGCGAGCACGGCCCAGTACTTCGATTCGCCCCACGCGCCGGACCTGGTCGTGCTGCACGCGCCGACCCACCGGTTCCACGGCAACGTCGGCGAACACGGCTCGCTGGCGACCACCCAGGCCCGCGCGCCGTTCATCGCCGCCGGGCCCGGGGTCGTGGCCCGGGGCATCGTCGACGAGCACCTCCGCACGGTCGACGTCGCCCCGACCGTCGCTGCGCTCCTCGGCTGCGCGCCGGTCGACGGGCACGACGGACTCGGCCGTCCGCGCTCGGGCGTGCGGCTGCGCGTCCAGGACGGCGACGAACGAACCGAGCTGCTCGACCCCGACGCCCGTCCCGACCATGTCGTGTTGTTCAACTGGGACGGCTGCAACCCCCAGGCGCTGCACCACGCGGCCGCGACCGGGGGCGCACCGAACATCGCGGCGCTGATCGAGCGGGGAACGTCGTACCGCCACGGCGCCATCGCCGCACTGCCCACCGCGACGTTGGCCAACCACACGACCGAGACCACCGGGGTCCTGCCGGGTCGGTCCGGGATCCTGCACAACACCTGGTACGACCGCGACCGCGACCAGCTCGTCGACCTGCTCGATTTCGCTCAGATGATCACCGCCCGGGACCACATCCGCCCCGACATCGAGACGATCCACGAGGCGCTGCACCGCAACGACCCCGACGCCGTGTCCGTCGCCACCTACGAGTACGGCGACCGGGGTGCGGACTGGTCGACCTACATCCAGATGGCGACCGGCGGCCGGCAGGGTCCGCTCACCGACGAGGAACGGCGCCGCCATCGCACCACCGACTTCATGGGCGTACCGGACTATCGCAACTACTCGGTCTACGACGCCCACAGCCTCGGCGACGCGAAGCACTGCTGGTCCGGCGACCTCGGCACGCTGCCCCGGTTCTCGTGGTTCACCCTCAACCTCACGGACTCGGCCGGGCACTACGGCGGGCCCCACAGCGAGATGGGACGTGCGGCGATCCGCGACTCCGACGCCCGGATGGGCGAGATCATCGCGGAGATCGAGGCCCGGGGGGCGCTCGATCGCACCGCGATCGTCATGTGCGCCGACCACGGCATGCAGGCGACGGCGGACGGTGAGCCGGCCGACCTGTCGGCCCCGCTGCGCGAGGCCGGCGTCGATCACCGCATGGTCGACGCGCAATACGTCTACCTGCGTTGA
- a CDS encoding alpha/beta hydrolase: MGPTDATRITFEGADGVTLVADRRGSPSDPAVVFLHGGGQTRHSWGGTAAAVAERGWCSWTIDARGHGESDWATDGDYRLSAFAADMAGVIEEIGGRPALIGASLGGLTSLLLLGRAAPGASRGLVLVDIVPNMEQRGADRIAEFMMANAETGFASLEEAADAVAAYNHHRERPPSVDGLRKNLRERGGRWYWHWDPRFISGVTERGPNEINDPTLLMACAAAIAEPIMLVRGRMSDVVSPEGAERFVAEIPNATFVDVSEAGHMVAGDRNDAFTDSVTTFLDGLS; encoded by the coding sequence ATGGGGCCGACCGACGCGACGCGGATCACCTTCGAGGGCGCCGACGGGGTGACCCTCGTGGCCGACCGGCGGGGCAGCCCGAGCGACCCGGCCGTCGTCTTCCTGCACGGGGGCGGGCAGACCCGACATTCGTGGGGCGGCACCGCGGCGGCGGTCGCCGAGCGGGGCTGGTGCTCGTGGACGATCGACGCCCGGGGCCACGGCGAGAGTGACTGGGCGACCGACGGCGACTATCGGCTCTCGGCCTTCGCCGCCGACATGGCCGGCGTCATCGAGGAGATCGGGGGTCGCCCGGCTCTGATCGGCGCGTCGCTCGGCGGGCTCACCTCCCTGCTCCTGCTCGGCCGCGCCGCGCCCGGTGCGAGCCGCGGGCTCGTCCTCGTGGACATCGTGCCGAACATGGAGCAGCGGGGCGCCGACCGGATCGCCGAGTTCATGATGGCGAACGCCGAGACCGGTTTCGCGAGTCTCGAGGAGGCGGCGGACGCCGTCGCCGCGTACAACCACCATCGTGAACGCCCGCCCTCGGTCGACGGGCTTCGGAAGAACCTGCGCGAGCGCGGCGGCCGCTGGTACTGGCACTGGGACCCCCGTTTCATCTCCGGGGTCACCGAGCGGGGTCCGAACGAGATCAACGACCCGACGCTGTTGATGGCCTGCGCCGCCGCCATCGCCGAGCCGATCATGCTCGTGCGGGGAAGGATGAGCGACGTCGTGTCGCCCGAGGGGGCCGAGCGGTTCGTCGCCGAGATTCCCAACGCGACGTTCGTGGACGTCAGCGAGGCGGGCCACATGGTGGCCGGCGATCGCAACGACGCGTTCACCGATTCCGTGACGACCTTTCTCGACGGCCTCAGCTGA
- a CDS encoding alpha/beta fold hydrolase: MTTHADWFTHTAADGAAIEVRRWLPEGEVRVVVMIAHGAAEHVERYDRLARLLLEDGAAVYAPDQRAHGRTADRHGALGVARPGGWEAMIGDLVALADDLASRHPDTPLVLLGHSMGSMLARHVMHRAGARFAGFALSGMTETVPADPEMLAMLRAVEEAEGADAPSAIFSGMFDGFNDAFADDVAAPTGYEWLSRDQDEVQTYADDPWCGIDLSNGFVTDMLGGAGELAADAAVAEIPSGRPILLIAGDDDPVGGNGAALPALAAALESAGKGPVTPHHYAGGRHEMLNETNRDEVHDHIRAWLAVVIDG, from the coding sequence ATGACGACGCACGCGGACTGGTTCACCCACACGGCCGCCGACGGTGCCGCCATCGAGGTTCGTCGGTGGTTGCCGGAGGGGGAGGTGCGCGTCGTGGTGATGATCGCCCACGGCGCGGCAGAGCACGTCGAACGCTACGACCGGCTCGCGCGGCTGCTGCTCGAGGACGGAGCGGCCGTCTACGCGCCCGATCAGCGGGCCCACGGCCGCACCGCGGACCGCCACGGAGCGCTCGGTGTCGCCCGGCCCGGCGGCTGGGAGGCGATGATCGGCGACCTCGTCGCCCTCGCGGACGACCTCGCGTCGCGCCACCCGGACACCCCGCTCGTACTCCTCGGTCACAGCATGGGTTCGATGCTCGCCCGCCACGTGATGCACCGCGCCGGAGCCCGCTTCGCCGGCTTCGCCCTCTCCGGCATGACCGAGACGGTTCCGGCGGATCCGGAGATGCTCGCCATGCTCCGCGCCGTCGAGGAGGCCGAGGGAGCGGACGCGCCGTCGGCGATCTTCTCGGGGATGTTCGACGGGTTCAACGACGCCTTCGCCGACGATGTCGCCGCCCCGACCGGCTACGAATGGCTGTCGCGGGACCAGGACGAGGTGCAGACCTACGCCGACGACCCGTGGTGCGGCATCGACCTCTCGAACGGATTCGTCACTGACATGCTCGGCGGGGCCGGCGAGCTCGCCGCGGACGCCGCGGTCGCCGAGATCCCGAGCGGTCGGCCCATCCTGTTGATCGCCGGGGACGACGACCCGGTGGGAGGCAATGGTGCCGCGCTTCCGGCGCTCGCGGCGGCCCTCGAGTCGGCGGGCAAGGGACCGGTCACTCCGCACCACTACGCGGGTGGTCGCCACGAGATGCTCAACGAGACGAACCGCGACGAGGTCCACGACCACATCCGCGCCTGGCTCGCGGTTGTGATCGACGGCTGA
- a CDS encoding HAD-IB family hydrolase — translation MASRAAAIFDLDRTLIPTSSAPVYQRHLSEAGLGNIPDLPIADAYMRFYERFGESWVMMQPARLGSRSAKGWPVATVAAAAEAAVGELEPMVPPYARQLIDEHRAAGRLLVLATTSPERWVEPLAARLGFDAVVATKWTAKDGVYTGETDGAFVWGRAKAQAVAAWADANGVNLRKSYAYSDSYFDSPLLDSVGHAVAVNPDLRLQGLALLKGWPVRHFDSMDGILKIAGMELQEFGRPFLREEFQLSARFEFDGLENIPADGPAIVVFNHRSYFDSAAIGLLVGKAGRNVRSLGKKEVFAMPLIGGLMRAIGGIPVDRGTGSDEPLQKAADALGSGELLMMAPQGTIPRGPAFFEPELKGRWGAARLAAMTKAPVIPVGLWGTEHVWPRSSRLPKVFLNPADRPLVSVRVGPPVELGHHDPDTDTKAIMSALVDLLPREARERKVPTAEELARTYPPGYQGDPDAESDRRPGTDTRKN, via the coding sequence ATGGCCAGCCGAGCTGCTGCGATCTTCGATCTCGACCGGACGCTCATCCCCACCTCGTCCGCGCCGGTGTACCAGCGCCACCTGAGCGAAGCGGGGCTCGGCAACATCCCCGATCTGCCGATCGCGGACGCCTACATGCGGTTCTACGAGCGGTTCGGTGAGAGCTGGGTGATGATGCAACCGGCTCGCCTCGGCTCCCGGTCGGCCAAGGGCTGGCCGGTCGCCACCGTCGCCGCGGCAGCCGAGGCCGCCGTCGGCGAATTGGAGCCGATGGTCCCGCCCTACGCGCGTCAGCTCATCGACGAACATCGCGCCGCCGGCCGCCTCCTCGTGCTCGCCACCACCTCGCCCGAGCGATGGGTCGAGCCGCTCGCCGCACGACTCGGCTTCGACGCCGTCGTCGCGACGAAGTGGACGGCGAAGGACGGTGTCTACACCGGCGAGACCGATGGCGCCTTCGTGTGGGGGCGGGCGAAGGCCCAAGCCGTCGCTGCCTGGGCGGACGCGAACGGGGTCAACCTGCGCAAGAGCTACGCGTACAGCGACAGCTACTTCGATTCCCCGCTGCTCGATTCGGTCGGCCACGCCGTCGCCGTGAACCCCGACCTGCGCCTCCAGGGGCTGGCGCTGCTGAAGGGATGGCCCGTCCGCCACTTCGACTCGATGGACGGCATCCTCAAGATCGCCGGCATGGAGCTCCAGGAATTCGGTCGCCCGTTCCTGCGCGAGGAGTTCCAGCTCTCGGCCCGCTTCGAGTTCGACGGACTCGAGAACATCCCCGCCGACGGACCGGCGATCGTGGTGTTCAACCATCGGTCCTACTTCGACTCCGCCGCCATCGGCCTCCTCGTCGGCAAGGCGGGCCGCAACGTCCGCAGCCTCGGGAAGAAGGAAGTCTTCGCGATGCCCCTCATCGGTGGCCTCATGCGGGCGATCGGCGGCATCCCGGTCGACCGCGGTACCGGATCCGACGAGCCGCTCCAGAAGGCGGCCGACGCGCTCGGTTCGGGCGAGCTGCTGATGATGGCGCCCCAGGGCACGATCCCGCGCGGTCCCGCCTTCTTCGAGCCGGAGCTGAAGGGGCGATGGGGCGCGGCCCGCCTCGCGGCCATGACGAAGGCGCCGGTCATCCCCGTCGGTCTGTGGGGCACCGAACACGTGTGGCCCCGCAGTTCCCGGCTGCCGAAGGTCTTCCTCAACCCCGCCGACCGACCGCTCGTCAGTGTGCGGGTCGGCCCGCCCGTCGAGCTCGGCCACCACGACCCCGACACCGACACGAAGGCCATCATGAGCGCCCTGGTCGACCTGCTGCCCCGGGAGGCCCGGGAGCGGAAGGTGCCGACCGCCGAGGAGCTCGCCCGCACGTACCCACCGGGCTACCAGGGCGACCCCGACGCGGAATCCGATCGGCGGCCCGGCACCGACACGAGGAAGAACTGA
- a CDS encoding wax ester/triacylglycerol synthase family O-acyltransferase, which translates to MSDTTREFDVDEDDRMSEQEALMWNVEKDPWLNPNGGAMTIYDKPIDVEQFRRKMRHAITQVPRFYQRVVPGLGRLATPAWVPDPEFDLDYHVRVLHLPAPGTERQLLDLAAQLYVEPLDRTRPLWRMILIEGLEGGGGAMYTLMHHAISDGIGQLRIAEMFQELVPDAEWAPEVDLEGVIQAAVEAHQAKQSGGDLARGLGQTALDSLSHLARRQAGIARRVAAEVAMWPADPKRITDGIESAGTTVKGIADMLGSGDAEEGAVVGAPLWQNRSRHRHLESVRVGLDDLKAAAKAEGATINEAFLAVMANAAVTYHADRGSTFDVLNASFVVSTREDNKAGGNAFTPVPVRLPAAPMSVRERIAAIRDVMVTAREAARSTGGITAFAGVVNLLPTSVVTQTVRSQAKHIDIATSNLRGAPIPLYVSGAKAERLVTMGPLAGTPCNATAVSYMGFFDVGIFIDPVAIEEPEAFRDCVIDAFAELTG; encoded by the coding sequence ATGTCCGACACCACCCGCGAGTTCGACGTCGACGAGGACGATCGGATGTCGGAGCAAGAGGCGTTGATGTGGAACGTCGAGAAGGATCCGTGGCTCAACCCCAACGGCGGGGCCATGACGATCTACGACAAGCCGATCGACGTCGAACAGTTCCGCCGCAAGATGCGCCACGCCATCACCCAGGTCCCCCGCTTCTACCAGCGGGTCGTGCCCGGACTCGGCCGCCTCGCGACCCCGGCCTGGGTGCCGGACCCCGAGTTCGACCTCGACTACCACGTCCGGGTCCTCCATCTCCCGGCTCCCGGCACCGAACGCCAGCTGCTCGATCTGGCCGCGCAGCTCTATGTCGAACCACTCGATCGCACCCGTCCGCTGTGGCGCATGATCCTGATCGAGGGGCTCGAGGGCGGCGGCGGCGCGATGTACACGCTCATGCACCACGCCATCTCGGACGGGATCGGTCAGCTGCGCATCGCCGAGATGTTCCAGGAACTGGTCCCCGACGCCGAGTGGGCGCCGGAGGTCGACCTGGAAGGGGTCATCCAGGCCGCGGTCGAGGCGCACCAGGCGAAGCAGTCGGGAGGCGACCTGGCCCGCGGGCTCGGCCAGACCGCGCTCGACTCACTGAGCCATCTCGCCCGCCGCCAGGCGGGGATCGCCCGACGGGTCGCGGCCGAGGTCGCGATGTGGCCGGCGGACCCCAAGCGCATCACCGACGGCATCGAATCCGCCGGCACCACCGTGAAGGGCATCGCCGACATGCTCGGCAGCGGCGACGCCGAGGAGGGTGCGGTCGTCGGTGCCCCGCTCTGGCAGAACCGGTCGCGGCATCGTCATCTGGAGTCCGTACGCGTCGGCCTCGACGACCTCAAGGCGGCAGCCAAGGCCGAGGGCGCGACGATCAACGAGGCGTTCCTCGCCGTCATGGCGAACGCCGCGGTCACCTACCACGCGGACCGCGGTTCGACCTTCGACGTGTTGAACGCGTCCTTCGTCGTGAGCACCCGAGAGGACAACAAGGCCGGCGGCAACGCCTTCACCCCCGTGCCCGTCCGCCTGCCGGCCGCGCCGATGTCCGTGCGCGAGCGGATCGCCGCGATCAGAGACGTGATGGTGACGGCTCGCGAGGCGGCGCGCTCGACCGGTGGCATCACGGCGTTCGCGGGCGTCGTCAACCTCCTGCCCACCAGCGTCGTCACCCAGACGGTGCGCTCGCAGGCGAAACACATCGACATCGCCACCTCGAACCTGCGGGGCGCACCGATCCCGCTCTACGTCTCGGGGGCGAAGGCCGAGCGCCTCGTCACAATGGGCCCACTCGCCGGCACGCCGTGCAACGCGACCGCCGTGTCGTACATGGGGTTCTTCGACGTCGGCATCTTCATCGATCCCGTCGCCATCGAGGAGCCGGAGGCCTTTCGCGACTGTGTGATCGACGCGTTCGCCGAACTGACCGGCTGA
- a CDS encoding amidohydrolase family protein, with the protein MAFPELPFAGGGVIDTMMGTTAGTTGKNRYAFLDRALKDAESANMNFPAQYMFKDVPFSDQARGADGTLEEPPQGADLLLPFMDRAGVEIAMVGCKPDGEGYGNQCVRDHPDRFVAAFEPDPNDGVDALRQIRSMHADLGLRAVTAFPSGRTPQVPIDAPLMYPIYALCVELDIPIFCCAGIPGPRVPADAQHVRRIDNVMYDFPDLTFVTRHGCEPWEDLAVKLMLKWPGLHYSTSAFAPKHYPRAIIDYANTRGVDKVIYAGYFPMGLSLDKIFEQMRDVPFRDHVWEPFLRGNAARVLGLDG; encoded by the coding sequence ATGGCCTTTCCCGAGCTTCCCTTCGCCGGCGGCGGTGTCATCGACACGATGATGGGCACCACCGCGGGCACCACGGGCAAGAACCGCTACGCGTTCCTGGACCGCGCCCTCAAGGACGCCGAGTCGGCGAACATGAACTTCCCGGCCCAGTACATGTTCAAGGACGTCCCGTTCTCCGATCAGGCGCGGGGCGCGGACGGCACGCTCGAGGAGCCACCCCAAGGCGCCGATCTCCTGCTTCCGTTCATGGACCGGGCCGGGGTGGAGATCGCCATGGTCGGCTGCAAGCCCGATGGTGAGGGCTACGGCAACCAGTGTGTGCGGGATCATCCGGACCGGTTCGTCGCCGCGTTCGAGCCGGACCCGAACGACGGCGTCGATGCCCTGCGCCAGATCCGCTCGATGCACGCCGACCTCGGTCTGCGGGCCGTCACCGCCTTCCCGTCGGGGCGCACGCCCCAGGTGCCGATCGATGCCCCGCTGATGTACCCGATCTACGCCCTCTGCGTGGAGCTCGACATCCCCATCTTCTGCTGCGCCGGCATCCCGGGCCCGCGGGTCCCGGCCGATGCGCAACACGTGCGGCGAATCGACAACGTCATGTACGACTTCCCGGACCTGACGTTCGTCACCCGCCACGGGTGCGAACCGTGGGAGGACCTCGCGGTCAAGCTGATGCTGAAGTGGCCCGGGCTCCACTACTCGACGTCTGCGTTCGCGCCGAAGCACTACCCCCGGGCGATCATCGACTACGCCAACACCCGCGGGGTCGACAAGGTCATCTACGCGGGCTACTTCCCGATGGGGCTGTCACTCGACAAGATCTTCGAGCAGATGCGGGATGTGCCGTTCCGCGACCATGTGTGGGAGCCGTTCCTGCGGGGCAACGCGGCCCGGGTGCTGGGGCTGGACGGCTAG
- a CDS encoding bifunctional diguanylate cyclase/phosphodiesterase, translated as MNGPTALDLDTRWDPALVLRVVWIRMLSALSLAGAVVLLPQLGPNRMLIAGLLVGPVPAGNLVVRRLVDADRVLAVATVVDMVWCVVVAYLLPTTYPAAMLVAVAMLAFVAGEDSRALFYSAAIGTAGFTAVGLAENVDQWVVLVTVYVVLLPLLFFMSSTQRERELRYKLRLHHRAEHDSLTGLYNRAGLAAAMEAAPVDAVIAIDLDGFKDINDTLGHKAGDELLVALAERMEEAIGGRGVLARVGGDEFAVLVRNADPNFLAGELLKVCRHRIPLGDVDVSVGASIGVAFAETAVEPTELIRRADLAMYDAKRAQVGVRRWSGQTRSASRQRISLSGDVERGFDDGEFELFFQPIIDMTTEAVVDVEGLLRWRHPQHGVLGPADFLALVEGIGRRSTMDRLVFEQAAVLASRLQPFDIGVSVNVSAGSLLRSSVPLVLDDVLRRHDVVPQRITVEVIEDELVDDQSTARAVLSALGELGVGIAIDDFGTGHSSLSRLRQLPVTSVKIDRSFMANVLTSIDDEAIVAAVSHLGRALDLVVVAEGVEDMAVRDYLLRRELPVDRLQGFGIARPMPARDLMQWLDDRRLAPV; from the coding sequence GTGAACGGCCCGACCGCGCTCGATCTCGACACCCGCTGGGACCCCGCGCTCGTCCTGCGCGTGGTGTGGATCCGCATGCTCTCCGCTCTGTCCCTGGCAGGGGCCGTCGTCCTGCTGCCCCAGCTGGGCCCGAACCGGATGCTGATCGCGGGCCTGCTGGTCGGGCCGGTACCGGCCGGCAATCTCGTCGTCCGCCGCCTCGTGGACGCCGATCGCGTGCTCGCGGTGGCGACGGTCGTCGACATGGTCTGGTGCGTCGTGGTGGCCTATCTGCTCCCGACGACCTACCCGGCCGCGATGCTCGTGGCGGTCGCCATGCTCGCCTTCGTCGCCGGCGAGGACTCGCGAGCGTTGTTCTACAGCGCCGCCATCGGGACGGCCGGCTTCACAGCCGTCGGCCTGGCCGAGAACGTCGACCAGTGGGTCGTGCTCGTCACGGTCTATGTCGTGCTGTTGCCGCTGCTGTTCTTCATGTCGTCGACCCAGCGCGAGCGTGAACTCCGGTACAAGCTCCGCCTCCACCATCGCGCCGAGCACGATTCGCTGACGGGCCTGTACAACCGGGCCGGGCTCGCGGCTGCCATGGAGGCGGCTCCGGTCGATGCCGTGATCGCCATCGACCTCGACGGCTTCAAGGACATCAACGACACGCTCGGCCACAAGGCCGGCGACGAACTGCTCGTCGCGCTCGCCGAGCGGATGGAGGAGGCGATCGGCGGACGCGGCGTGTTGGCCCGTGTCGGCGGCGACGAGTTCGCCGTGCTGGTCCGCAATGCCGATCCCAACTTCCTCGCCGGCGAGCTCCTGAAGGTCTGCCGTCATCGCATACCGCTGGGCGACGTCGACGTCTCCGTCGGTGCCTCGATCGGTGTGGCGTTCGCCGAAACAGCGGTCGAGCCGACGGAACTCATTCGTCGCGCCGACCTCGCGATGTACGACGCGAAGCGAGCCCAGGTCGGCGTGCGGCGCTGGTCGGGACAGACCCGCTCGGCGTCTCGTCAGCGCATCTCGCTGTCGGGTGACGTCGAACGGGGCTTCGACGACGGTGAGTTCGAGCTCTTCTTCCAGCCGATCATCGACATGACGACGGAGGCCGTCGTGGACGTCGAGGGACTGCTGCGTTGGCGACACCCACAACACGGCGTCCTCGGTCCGGCCGACTTCCTCGCCCTCGTCGAGGGGATCGGTCGACGCTCGACCATGGACCGTCTCGTCTTCGAGCAGGCCGCGGTGCTCGCCAGCCGACTCCAGCCGTTCGACATCGGCGTCTCCGTCAACGTCTCCGCCGGCAGCCTCCTGCGGTCGTCGGTCCCGCTGGTCCTCGACGATGTCCTGCGCCGCCACGACGTCGTGCCCCAGCGCATCACCGTCGAGGTGATCGAGGACGAGTTGGTCGACGACCAGTCCACCGCCCGGGCCGTGCTGAGCGCCCTCGGCGAGCTCGGTGTCGGCATCGCGATCGACGACTTCGGGACCGGCCACTCGTCGCTGTCCCGACTTCGGCAGCTCCCCGTGACCTCGGTGAAGATCGATCGCAGTTTCATGGCCAACGTGCTCACGTCCATCGACGACGAGGCCATCGTCGCGGCAGTGAGCCATCTCGGTCGGGCGCTCGACCTCGTCGTCGTCGCCGAGGGCGTCGAGGACATGGCGGTACGGGACTACCTGCTGCGCCGGGAGCTTCCCGTCGACCGCCTTCAGGGGTTCGGGATCGCCCGCCCGATGCCGGCCCGCGACCTGATGCAGTGGCTGGACGATCGACGCCTGGCGCCGGTCTAG